In a genomic window of Actinomycetota bacterium:
- the pglX gene encoding BREX-1 system adenine-specific DNA-methyltransferase PglX, whose protein sequence is METAPLKSFATSARTELIREVTARIVAVVAQGSPERVEQAGTVASLEREVAAAGGGDVGRKHVADKVAYVWFNRIIALRFMDANGYTGIGVVSPAIDQIGQPEVLAAAKRDQVDKIVVTKAADVTAIRGLLNDTRRPRQGVDAQAEAYALLLADYCRYWNRAMPFMFEREGDFTELLIPGNLLADDSVRSRAVAVLTPEVCRDVEVIGWLYQFYVAERKDEVFAGFKQGKKAGAAEIPAATQLFTPHWIVRYLVENSLGRLWMLNHPESALVDQMDYYIAPVDEETDFLRITRPEELKIIDPACGSGHMLTYAFDLLYAIYQEAGYAPADIPSLILGNNLFGVEIDQRAGSLAAFALAMKARAKQRTFFNTGTQPNICVLQNVHFTTDELDELVTRGGDRFVEEDFWQAFEHADTFGSLIQPNEVLIPELRAHVQASIHSDHLLNQRLVDNANTVLTQSEYLSQRYHIVVANPPYMSSKNLNALLAGWLQVNFAEYKSDLFAAYVSRGVTFLLTQGHCGLMTPFVWMFIAMYEPLRKLVLSELSLTSLVQLEYSGFEGATVPICAFTMCKDETDRQATFIRLADFKGATSQAPKALEAIRNPDCGWAFRSRPRRLLKLPGCPIAYWATERDYQVFESFLTLSDAMATREGMTTGNNGLFLRRWFEVSTAGIGFGLTDENQAIQSGKRWFPYLKGGTFRRWYGNLEYVVDWEQDGRRPKNYLDSKTGRVRSHNYNGVFGLRPGLTWSSVSSGRFAARMVPGGLMFDATAPMGFVDDVTTLKKVLALLNSSVVDRYLEMLAPTLHFKLGHVLSLPYRDLPDALVELSSRCIQLSKDAWDEYETSWDFRRPSWMADGSAYETGKVERSFKSEHSARVQRRMRLDSAQGAINRLVEDVFALLGEMPAEQDLPWDGDSDATFEQQVSELAEDLVSFAVGCMFGRYSPDSPGLILADQGAKLQDYLARIPAPCFMPDADNVIPIVDGDWFEDDIVGRFREFLRVSFGEEHFEENLLFVTESLGVRDLRDYFVKSFYKDHVQRYKKRPIYWLFSSPKGSFNALIYMHRYTPSTVSTVLTYLREYVTKLESSLQQAERAGSAKEADRLRKIIVELNAYEHDVLYPKASENIAVDLDDGVKTNYPKFGDALKRIPGLESSDE, encoded by the coding sequence ATGGAGACTGCACCGCTTAAGTCCTTTGCTACGTCGGCTCGGACTGAATTGATCCGAGAAGTCACGGCGCGGATCGTCGCGGTGGTCGCGCAAGGTTCTCCAGAGCGCGTGGAGCAAGCCGGGACCGTCGCTTCTCTGGAGAGGGAAGTCGCGGCCGCTGGAGGGGGAGACGTCGGCAGGAAGCATGTGGCCGACAAGGTCGCATACGTCTGGTTCAACCGCATCATCGCGCTGAGATTCATGGACGCCAACGGTTACACCGGCATCGGTGTGGTGTCGCCCGCGATAGACCAGATCGGTCAGCCCGAGGTTCTTGCTGCTGCCAAGCGCGATCAAGTTGACAAGATTGTTGTCACCAAGGCGGCAGACGTCACTGCAATCAGGGGCCTACTCAACGACACTCGTCGGCCTCGGCAGGGCGTTGATGCTCAAGCGGAGGCGTACGCGCTCCTGCTCGCGGATTACTGCCGCTACTGGAACCGGGCAATGCCGTTCATGTTCGAGCGCGAAGGCGACTTCACTGAGCTGCTGATTCCAGGGAATTTGTTGGCTGATGATTCGGTGCGCAGCCGGGCGGTGGCGGTGTTGACGCCCGAGGTGTGCCGCGACGTTGAGGTCATTGGTTGGCTGTACCAGTTCTATGTTGCCGAGCGTAAAGATGAGGTTTTCGCGGGGTTTAAACAGGGCAAGAAGGCTGGTGCTGCGGAGATCCCGGCGGCAACGCAGTTGTTCACTCCCCATTGGATTGTCCGGTACCTGGTTGAGAACTCCCTTGGTCGTCTTTGGATGTTGAACCATCCTGAGTCTGCGCTGGTGGATCAGATGGACTACTACATCGCCCCGGTTGATGAAGAGACCGATTTTCTCCGCATCACCAGGCCAGAGGAGTTGAAGATCATCGACCCGGCTTGCGGGTCTGGTCACATGCTCACGTACGCCTTTGATCTGCTGTACGCGATCTATCAGGAGGCCGGTTACGCACCCGCCGACATCCCCAGCTTGATCTTGGGCAACAACTTGTTCGGGGTTGAGATCGACCAGCGGGCCGGTTCTTTGGCCGCGTTCGCGCTAGCGATGAAAGCCCGCGCCAAGCAACGCACGTTCTTCAACACCGGCACCCAACCCAACATTTGCGTCCTGCAGAACGTCCATTTCACCACCGACGAATTGGATGAGCTTGTCACGCGTGGGGGAGACCGGTTCGTTGAAGAAGACTTCTGGCAGGCCTTCGAACACGCCGACACTTTCGGATCCCTGATTCAGCCAAACGAAGTCCTCATTCCTGAACTTCGGGCGCATGTTCAAGCATCGATCCATTCAGACCATTTACTGAACCAGCGACTCGTCGACAACGCCAACACGGTCTTGACTCAAAGCGAATACCTGTCCCAGCGCTACCACATCGTCGTTGCAAACCCTCCGTACATGAGCAGCAAGAACCTAAATGCACTGCTCGCGGGTTGGTTGCAGGTTAACTTTGCCGAGTATAAATCGGATCTCTTTGCAGCATACGTATCGCGAGGCGTGACGTTCCTTTTGACGCAGGGGCATTGTGGCCTGATGACTCCATTCGTGTGGATGTTCATCGCTATGTATGAGCCCTTGCGCAAACTCGTACTAAGCGAGTTGTCATTGACATCGCTCGTGCAGTTGGAGTACTCCGGGTTCGAGGGTGCCACGGTTCCGATCTGTGCATTCACGATGTGTAAGGATGAAACGGACCGCCAGGCAACCTTCATTCGGCTCGCGGACTTCAAGGGCGCAACTAGCCAAGCCCCGAAGGCTCTAGAAGCTATTCGGAACCCAGATTGCGGGTGGGCGTTTCGAAGCCGCCCACGAAGGTTGCTGAAGTTGCCAGGTTGCCCAATTGCCTATTGGGCAACTGAGAGGGACTACCAAGTGTTCGAGTCGTTTCTGACCCTGAGTGATGCGATGGCAACGCGAGAAGGTATGACCACGGGCAACAATGGCCTATTCCTGCGACGTTGGTTTGAAGTCTCCACAGCGGGAATTGGATTCGGGCTAACGGACGAAAATCAAGCAATTCAGTCGGGCAAAAGGTGGTTCCCCTACTTGAAAGGTGGAACTTTCCGAAGGTGGTATGGAAATCTTGAATACGTCGTTGACTGGGAGCAAGATGGCCGACGACCGAAGAACTATTTGGATAGCAAGACTGGTCGAGTCAGATCGCATAATTACAATGGGGTATTCGGATTGCGTCCCGGCCTGACTTGGTCGAGTGTCTCAAGTGGAAGGTTTGCTGCTCGGATGGTTCCGGGTGGGTTGATGTTTGATGCCACTGCTCCGATGGGCTTTGTCGATGATGTGACCACTCTGAAGAAGGTACTCGCACTATTAAACAGTTCTGTCGTAGACCGTTACTTAGAAATGCTCGCGCCAACTTTGCACTTCAAGTTGGGGCATGTCCTAAGTCTTCCCTACCGAGATCTGCCAGACGCACTTGTCGAATTGTCTTCCAGATGTATTCAGCTTTCGAAAGACGCTTGGGATGAGTATGAGACGTCATGGGACTTCAGGCGGCCGTCCTGGATGGCAGACGGGTCTGCTTATGAGACTGGAAAAGTAGAGCGGTCTTTCAAATCAGAACATTCCGCACGCGTACAACGACGGATGCGCTTAGATTCTGCCCAAGGCGCGATCAATCGTTTGGTTGAAGACGTATTCGCGCTCCTCGGAGAGATGCCAGCTGAGCAAGATTTGCCTTGGGACGGCGATTCTGACGCTACGTTCGAACAGCAAGTCAGCGAATTGGCAGAGGATTTGGTCTCTTTTGCGGTGGGTTGCATGTTCGGGCGGTATTCCCCTGATTCTCCGGGTTTGATTCTTGCGGATCAGGGGGCGAAGTTGCAGGACTATCTTGCGAGGATTCCAGCCCCGTGTTTCATGCCAGATGCGGACAATGTGATTCCGATTGTGGATGGTGATTGGTTCGAGGATGACATTGTTGGGCGGTTCCGAGAGTTCCTTCGGGTGTCTTTTGGTGAGGAGCATTTCGAGGAGAACTTGCTTTTTGTGACCGAGTCCCTTGGGGTGCGGGATCTTCGGGACTATTTCGTGAAGTCGTTCTATAAGGACCACGTCCAGCGATACAAGAAGCGGCCGATCTATTGGCTGTTCTCCAGCCCTAAGGGTTCCTTCAATGCACTCATCTACATGCACCGCTACACACCGTCGACCGTCTCGACGGTGCTGACGTACTTGCGAGAGTACGTGACCAAGCTCGAGTCGAGCCTGCAGCAGGCCGAAAGGGCGGGGAGCGCGAAGGAGGCGGATCGCCTGCGCAAGATAATTGTCGAGCTCAACGCGTACGAGCACGACGTGCTCTACCCGAAGGCATCCGAGAACATCGCTGTTGACCTTGACGACGGTGTGAAGACCAACTATCCGAAGTTCGGGGATGCACTCAAGAGGATCCCCGGTCTGGAGTCCTCGGATGAGTGA
- the brxC gene encoding BREX system P-loop protein BrxC: MRLNEIFRKDVTRSIEGVVKADDFDHLGIEVEEYVLTNDAAKGVAPLLEEYSNYTNANGVWISGFFGSGKSHLLKMLAHLLGDVEGQEFPRSQVSDSFMGKTDDAMLIAALKKAAAIPAKSLLFNIDQKANLIAKDQTDALLKVFVKVFDESRGYFGNDGAVARFEEDLDKRDQYDEFKTAFRKHAGIDWTQGREQTALEAHNVDKAFAEVNGEANPGIIGQYQASYAVSIEDFADSVKAWIDTQEAGYRLNFFVDEVGQFVADDVKLMLNLQTIAESLNTKCKGQSWVFVTSQEDMEKVIGDQTRQQENDFSKIQARFRIRVKLTSADVEEVISKRLLEKNDAGSVELKAIHAEEAANFKTIFDFVDGAKTYRNYVDESHFIGTYPFVTYQIPMFQASIEGLSDHNMFEGRNSSVGERSMLGVVQEVAKRIGGEQVGYLATFDQMFSGISAALKAAAQSAILQAERHLPDPTSDVTILANRLLKALFLVKYVDNFKATPRNLTVLVYDRFGLDLKALGDQVQEALNLLETQSYAQRNGNVYDYLTNEEQEIEKEIKAVDIDSSELSSKLFKYLSSDIFKTNKLKYTKNQQDFAFGYKLDDIVQGNQRELTVHFITPETSYTDDEIKMQGAGKDELRVFLGRDKRLLSDLRLLLKTEKYTKQRTNSGATPTMQAILQSKQLLNADREKELIERLRQAVGKAQLFINAAEVKSSSQDAQTRVSDGFQELVSRTYTNLSLLGGKVFTEQQVAGAVQNDQGLFGSENLTVLASPGTEVESWIVSQTNLGEQVTVKKIVGRFETKPYGWDLGSIEVVLGWLVGNGKVTLSVDANPVVRTEAAVLIRNTAKQQHTIVAPQKVYDETKMAAFKKFCTDFFDEGGVPSDPTELARFGKDKLAAKREELNALVSTSRYPFVSQLAGVVTLLDHVIGKPADWYLGQFDSADQLVDAKENLVDPIRAFLKGQQGKIFDDAQSLLNTNSGNLSYVPDGTAEDVNALLADPNAFRGNKMNQLKAASDTLKGLLDSKVSESRATVRTTVAVKFTGLQSQSFYKAATEAAQKAAVDSVNHLLAGLDNESLIAVIQQTGTNFESNVYPGIIDQLTQSTSSKDAPQKPTVAVTTVKAVGGPTIIETESDVDAYLASLRTALVQTINGGKRISN; this comes from the coding sequence ATGAGACTCAACGAGATCTTCCGCAAAGACGTCACCCGCTCCATCGAGGGCGTGGTCAAGGCCGACGACTTTGATCACCTGGGGATCGAGGTCGAGGAGTACGTCCTCACAAACGACGCGGCCAAGGGCGTGGCCCCGCTGCTGGAGGAGTACTCCAACTACACGAACGCAAACGGCGTCTGGATCTCGGGCTTCTTCGGTTCCGGCAAGTCGCACCTCTTGAAGATGCTCGCCCACCTGCTCGGCGACGTGGAAGGTCAGGAATTTCCGCGGTCTCAAGTGAGTGACAGCTTCATGGGTAAGACCGACGACGCGATGCTCATCGCCGCGCTGAAGAAGGCCGCGGCGATCCCCGCCAAGAGCCTGCTGTTCAACATCGATCAGAAGGCGAACCTGATCGCCAAGGACCAGACGGACGCCTTGCTCAAGGTCTTCGTCAAGGTCTTCGACGAGAGTCGCGGCTACTTTGGAAACGACGGCGCGGTAGCGCGCTTCGAGGAAGATCTTGACAAGCGCGATCAGTACGACGAGTTCAAGACCGCATTCCGGAAGCACGCGGGCATCGACTGGACACAAGGCCGCGAGCAAACAGCTCTCGAAGCGCACAACGTCGACAAGGCGTTTGCCGAGGTCAACGGCGAAGCAAACCCCGGCATCATCGGCCAGTACCAAGCCTCGTATGCCGTATCGATCGAAGACTTCGCCGACTCGGTCAAAGCGTGGATTGACACGCAGGAGGCGGGCTACCGCCTCAATTTTTTCGTTGACGAGGTTGGCCAGTTCGTAGCTGACGACGTGAAACTCATGCTCAATCTTCAGACCATTGCCGAGTCTCTCAACACGAAGTGCAAGGGGCAGTCGTGGGTCTTCGTTACCTCGCAGGAGGATATGGAGAAGGTGATCGGTGACCAGACCCGTCAGCAGGAAAACGACTTCTCGAAGATTCAGGCCCGCTTCAGGATTCGCGTGAAGCTCACCAGCGCCGATGTCGAAGAAGTCATTAGTAAACGACTCTTAGAGAAGAACGATGCAGGCTCCGTCGAACTCAAGGCCATCCACGCCGAGGAGGCCGCGAACTTCAAGACGATATTCGACTTCGTTGACGGCGCGAAGACGTATCGCAACTACGTTGATGAAAGCCACTTCATTGGGACTTACCCCTTCGTGACTTATCAGATTCCGATGTTCCAGGCATCTATTGAGGGATTGTCCGATCACAACATGTTCGAGGGGCGAAACAGTTCGGTAGGTGAGCGCTCAATGCTCGGTGTGGTCCAAGAGGTTGCCAAGCGCATCGGCGGCGAACAGGTGGGCTATTTAGCCACGTTCGATCAGATGTTCTCCGGCATTAGCGCTGCGCTCAAGGCGGCAGCGCAGAGTGCCATTCTCCAGGCCGAAAGGCACCTGCCTGACCCCACATCCGACGTCACGATTCTCGCGAACCGCCTGCTCAAGGCCTTGTTTCTCGTGAAGTATGTCGACAACTTCAAGGCCACGCCTCGCAACCTAACCGTGCTGGTATATGACCGCTTCGGTCTCGACCTCAAGGCCCTGGGCGACCAGGTGCAAGAGGCGCTCAACCTGCTGGAGACACAGTCCTACGCGCAGCGAAATGGAAACGTCTACGACTACCTCACCAACGAGGAGCAGGAAATCGAGAAGGAGATTAAGGCGGTCGATATCGACTCCTCCGAACTCTCTAGCAAGCTCTTCAAGTACCTCTCGTCCGACATCTTCAAGACGAACAAGCTCAAATACACCAAGAATCAGCAGGACTTCGCGTTCGGGTACAAGCTCGACGACATCGTTCAGGGCAACCAGCGTGAGCTCACCGTCCATTTCATTACGCCGGAGACGAGCTACACAGACGACGAGATCAAGATGCAGGGCGCGGGCAAGGATGAGCTACGCGTGTTCCTCGGTCGCGACAAGCGGCTGCTGTCAGACCTTCGTCTGCTACTGAAGACCGAGAAGTACACCAAGCAACGCACCAACTCGGGCGCAACTCCGACAATGCAGGCGATCCTGCAGTCAAAGCAGCTGCTCAATGCCGACCGCGAGAAGGAACTCATCGAGCGCCTTCGCCAAGCCGTTGGTAAGGCCCAGCTCTTCATCAACGCTGCCGAAGTTAAGTCCAGTTCGCAGGATGCCCAAACGCGGGTGTCCGACGGCTTCCAAGAACTCGTCAGCCGCACGTATACGAACCTCAGCCTGCTCGGTGGCAAGGTTTTCACCGAGCAGCAGGTCGCAGGTGCAGTTCAAAACGACCAAGGCCTGTTCGGGTCGGAGAACCTGACCGTGCTCGCCTCACCTGGCACCGAAGTGGAATCGTGGATCGTCTCCCAGACCAATCTCGGTGAGCAGGTGACGGTCAAGAAGATCGTCGGGCGCTTCGAGACAAAGCCCTATGGCTGGGACCTCGGCTCTATCGAGGTTGTGCTGGGTTGGCTCGTAGGCAACGGCAAGGTCACCCTCAGCGTTGATGCAAACCCTGTGGTGCGCACTGAGGCCGCAGTCCTGATTCGCAACACTGCCAAGCAGCAGCACACCATCGTTGCCCCCCAGAAGGTCTATGACGAGACCAAGATGGCAGCGTTCAAGAAGTTCTGCACGGACTTCTTCGACGAGGGCGGCGTGCCGAGCGACCCTACGGAGTTGGCTCGATTCGGGAAGGACAAGCTCGCAGCCAAACGCGAAGAACTCAATGCGCTGGTGAGCACCAGTCGGTATCCGTTCGTCAGCCAACTCGCCGGTGTTGTCACACTGCTCGACCACGTCATAGGAAAGCCCGCCGACTGGTACCTCGGTCAGTTCGACAGTGCCGATCAGCTTGTGGATGCCAAGGAGAACTTGGTCGACCCGATCAGAGCCTTCCTCAAGGGTCAGCAGGGCAAGATTTTCGACGATGCGCAAAGTCTGCTAAACACCAACAGCGGCAACCTGAGCTACGTCCCGGACGGCACTGCCGAAGACGTCAACGCTCTGCTTGCAGACCCCAACGCCTTCCGCGGCAACAAGATGAACCAGCTCAAGGCGGCATCCGACACTCTCAAGGGACTCCTCGACAGCAAGGTCAGTGAGTCCCGAGCCACGGTTAGGACAACAGTCGCCGTCAAGTTCACCGGCCTCCAGTCCCAGTCCTTCTACAAGGCGGCAACGGAGGCCGCGCAGAAAGCGGCGGTCGACAGCGTGAACCACTTGCTCGCTGGGCTCGACAACGAGAGTCTCATCGCGGTCATCCAGCAAACCGGCACGAACTTCGAGTCGAACGTATACCCCGGCATCATCGACCAGCTCACCCAATCCACCTCTTCAAAGGACGCACCCCAGAAGCCCACGGTCGCAGTTACCACCGTCAAGGCAGTAGGTGGGCCGACCATTATTGAAACCGAATCTGACGTGGATGCGTACCTCGCGTCGCTCCGTACTGCCCTGGTGCAGACGATCAATGGCGGAAAGCGAATCTCGAACTGA
- a CDS encoding DUF1788 domain-containing protein: protein MSVRAKTTLTQQEEHLFKVLSSERFLKMEGLGNEVAHFIYDYDQTWALDVAQAKRRIKTKLETEVGIKVFEINLYDLSVELLKERNVWDRVIAAEPTMDKRDFLKMLQNMLDPQIHLAPAIKSRIDGETFDILFLTGIGEVFPFIRSHTVLNNLQTVVSDAPMLMFFPGRYDVSTTQGSSLVLFGQLKDDSFYRAKRILDQEA from the coding sequence ATGAGTGTGCGAGCCAAGACCACGCTGACCCAGCAGGAGGAGCACCTGTTCAAGGTGCTCAGCAGCGAGCGCTTCCTCAAGATGGAGGGGCTGGGCAACGAGGTCGCCCACTTCATCTATGACTACGACCAGACTTGGGCGCTCGACGTTGCTCAGGCCAAGAGGCGCATCAAGACCAAGCTCGAAACCGAAGTAGGCATCAAGGTCTTCGAGATCAATCTTTACGACCTCAGCGTCGAACTTCTCAAAGAGCGCAACGTCTGGGATCGCGTAATCGCAGCCGAGCCAACGATGGACAAGCGTGACTTCCTCAAGATGCTCCAGAACATGCTCGACCCCCAGATTCATCTCGCCCCAGCCATCAAGTCCCGCATAGACGGCGAGACCTTCGACATCCTCTTCCTCACCGGCATCGGGGAAGTCTTTCCGTTCATACGCTCACACACGGTGCTCAATAACCTGCAAACCGTCGTCTCCGACGCGCCAATGCTGATGTTCTTCCCCGGCAGGTACGACGTGTCCACCACGCAGGGCTCTTCGCTAGTCCTCTTCGGCCAACTCAAGGACGACTCCTTTTACCGCGCGAAGCGCATCCTCGATCAGGAAGCTTGA
- a CDS encoding DUF1819 family protein, producing the protein MTNSAAYALSFTSGALLAGEAAVVTPIYLEDRDWAKTRARVKMENLLQARVSASTTRKLGALIPRLQVLTDAELQIVAEGTSTERGHLMWAAACRSYLLIAEFAEEVLHERFLTLVGTLAYEDYDSFYRSKAMWHGELDEVTDLSYKKLRQVLFKMMVEAGLLTKQGDIEPVLLSTRVAECLNQRTPSDIRFFPSRVA; encoded by the coding sequence ATGACGAATTCGGCGGCGTATGCGCTTTCGTTTACTAGCGGTGCACTGCTCGCTGGTGAAGCGGCCGTAGTCACCCCCATATATCTCGAGGATCGTGACTGGGCGAAGACCCGCGCCCGAGTCAAAATGGAAAACCTTCTTCAAGCTCGGGTCTCGGCGTCAACCACCAGAAAACTGGGCGCACTCATCCCTCGACTCCAAGTCCTGACCGACGCAGAGCTGCAGATCGTCGCGGAAGGTACGTCCACGGAGCGGGGCCACTTGATGTGGGCGGCCGCCTGCCGCAGTTACCTCCTGATCGCTGAGTTCGCGGAGGAAGTGTTGCACGAGCGGTTCCTCACACTGGTCGGCACACTCGCATACGAGGACTACGACTCGTTCTATCGCTCCAAGGCCATGTGGCACGGTGAACTCGACGAGGTCACTGATCTCTCTTACAAGAAGCTCCGCCAGGTGCTCTTCAAGATGATGGTCGAAGCCGGTCTGCTGACTAAGCAAGGCGATATCGAGCCCGTCCTGCTCTCAACCCGCGTCGCGGAGTGCCTCAATCAGCGCACCCCTAGCGACATCCGGTTCTTCCCGTCGAGGGTGGCGTGA
- a CDS encoding helix-turn-helix domain-containing protein, with translation MSEPWMSAEDIAVHLGVTKDTVYSWIVDKRMPAHKVGRLWKFQTSEVDDWVRGGGAASSDGAAAG, from the coding sequence GTGTCCGAGCCTTGGATGTCCGCCGAAGACATCGCCGTTCACTTAGGCGTCACAAAGGACACTGTCTACTCCTGGATCGTGGACAAGCGGATGCCCGCGCACAAGGTGGGCCGACTTTGGAAGTTCCAAACGAGTGAGGTGGACGACTGGGTCCGGGGCGGGGGTGCTGCTTCCAGCGACGGCGCAGCGGCGGGATGA
- a CDS encoding DUF4192 domain-containing protein, producing the protein MSDPRTTAPTGVPERLTLSSPDAFLAAIPHLLGFPPRDSVVLVGLADDGSGRETIRLTQRFDRPGTDLTALQLADLAQAATDPMAASGSTSVIVAVFGDENPARTDVLPATGLVDQLVEALDERDLWVKDALYTDGASRWSYGCQNPACCPIEGAPIADELRTMIAAEFAGAGAAMAPSRQALRDEVAPDSTSIERVAELIPAHAAPSGDVEGWRDEAIGQIAGLRQDPAPSPQTIAAVTAGLQDIRVRDTALWEMAHDSTDSTNTMSGLNAALRSAPDGYVAPVATTLAIQHWTRGDGARANACLDRAADDDPNYSLASMVSTAIGRALPPSSWTEVMQQLDRTSCRHGNSAPPQAWSVRRSPSMPMTASGPTLAI; encoded by the coding sequence ATGTCCGATCCCCGCACAACTGCCCCAACGGGTGTCCCTGAGCGGCTGACCTTGTCCAGCCCTGATGCGTTCCTCGCGGCCATTCCGCACCTGCTGGGCTTTCCTCCCCGCGATTCCGTCGTCCTGGTTGGTCTGGCCGATGATGGCTCAGGGCGTGAGACGATTCGGCTGACCCAGCGGTTCGATCGCCCAGGTACAGACTTGACCGCTTTACAGCTGGCTGACCTCGCTCAGGCCGCCACCGATCCCATGGCGGCAAGTGGCTCGACCTCGGTGATTGTCGCGGTCTTCGGGGATGAGAACCCGGCCCGTACCGATGTGCTGCCAGCCACTGGCCTGGTCGACCAGCTGGTTGAGGCCTTGGACGAGCGTGACCTGTGGGTCAAGGACGCGCTGTATACCGATGGGGCCTCGCGCTGGTCGTATGGCTGCCAGAACCCCGCGTGCTGCCCCATCGAAGGGGCGCCGATCGCAGATGAGTTGCGCACGATGATTGCCGCGGAGTTCGCCGGGGCCGGCGCGGCGATGGCCCCGTCTCGACAGGCCCTCCGGGATGAGGTCGCCCCGGATTCAACTTCGATCGAACGCGTGGCTGAGCTGATCCCGGCGCATGCGGCCCCCTCCGGCGATGTGGAGGGGTGGCGCGATGAGGCCATCGGCCAGATCGCCGGCCTGCGCCAGGATCCGGCCCCGTCACCTCAGACCATCGCGGCGGTCACCGCCGGCCTGCAGGACATCCGCGTGCGCGACACCGCGCTGTGGGAAATGGCCCACGACAGCACTGACTCGACCAACACCATGTCCGGACTGAACGCGGCACTGCGCAGCGCCCCAGACGGCTATGTCGCGCCGGTCGCAACAACGCTGGCCATTCAGCACTGGACCCGCGGCGACGGAGCCCGCGCGAACGCCTGCCTGGACCGGGCAGCCGACGATGACCCGAACTACTCGCTGGCCTCGATGGTCAGTACGGCAATCGGTCGCGCTCTGCCGCCGTCATCGTGGACCGAAGTCATGCAGCAACTGGATCGGACCAGCTGCCGCCACGGGAACTCTGCTCCGCCCCAGGCCTGGTCTGTGCGGCGATCACCGTCGATGCCGATGACCGCGTCCGGCCCAACCTTGGCCATCTGA
- a CDS encoding ArdC-like ssDNA-binding domain-containing protein, with protein sequence MTAPSTVGARQARASRTPEQRQADLEATLATLQAGVASLQTSDGWRAWLDFAARMPAYSLNNQLLIVAQRPTASAVASYTAWKSLGRQVRRGGTGIRILAPTTRRITRDGGADADDNAAPEPDDADVREQSRRVLTGFRTVAVFDVAQTDGDPLPVPQRPALLQGQAPEGLWGALAHQVAAANFTLTRVADAAMIGGANGVTDFGARTVRVRMDVSEAQAVKTLAHELGHVMLHDPASDPTWSMPCREVKEVEAESVAYVVTAHAGLDSSEYTFGYVAGWSAGTSPEVITKVAGRVLATARSITERLDLPAAAELVDHAVSGTRLDMQVRDRLKPAQLSPAGAGTHSLTQ encoded by the coding sequence GTGACTGCCCCATCGACCGTCGGCGCGCGCCAGGCGCGTGCGAGCCGGACCCCGGAACAGCGCCAGGCCGACCTTGAGGCAACACTCGCCACATTGCAGGCTGGCGTTGCATCGCTGCAGACCTCGGACGGCTGGCGGGCGTGGCTGGATTTTGCTGCGCGCATGCCCGCGTACTCACTCAACAACCAACTGCTCATCGTGGCGCAGCGACCGACCGCATCAGCCGTTGCCAGTTACACCGCTTGGAAGTCACTTGGACGACAGGTGCGCCGGGGAGGGACCGGGATCCGGATCCTGGCACCCACGACCCGAAGGATTACTCGGGATGGGGGCGCGGACGCGGACGACAACGCAGCGCCCGAGCCTGACGATGCTGACGTTCGGGAGCAGTCTCGACGCGTGTTGACGGGTTTTCGCACGGTGGCGGTCTTCGACGTGGCCCAGACTGACGGCGACCCGCTGCCAGTGCCGCAACGCCCCGCACTGCTGCAGGGACAAGCACCTGAAGGACTGTGGGGCGCCCTTGCGCATCAGGTTGCTGCGGCCAATTTCACGCTCACCCGCGTCGCAGATGCGGCCATGATCGGTGGCGCGAATGGCGTGACGGATTTCGGAGCCCGCACAGTTCGGGTGCGCATGGACGTCAGTGAAGCGCAGGCCGTTAAGACGCTGGCCCATGAACTTGGGCATGTGATGTTGCATGATCCGGCGTCCGATCCGACCTGGTCGATGCCGTGCCGGGAAGTCAAAGAAGTCGAGGCCGAGTCCGTGGCATACGTGGTCACAGCTCATGCTGGGCTTGACTCATCGGAGTACACCTTCGGCTACGTCGCCGGGTGGTCCGCGGGGACTTCACCTGAGGTGATCACCAAGGTTGCTGGTCGCGTGCTCGCGACCGCGCGCAGCATCACGGAACGACTCGACCTCCCTGCAGCTGCGGAACTTGTCGACCACGCAGTTTCCGGTACTCGGCTTGACATGCAAGTACGGGATCGCCTCAAGCCAGCTCAACTCTCGCCAGCTGGAGCAGGCACGCACTCGCTAACGCAGTAA